The Arachis hypogaea cultivar Tifrunner chromosome 19, arahy.Tifrunner.gnm2.J5K5, whole genome shotgun sequence genome has a window encoding:
- the LOC140182263 gene encoding uncharacterized mitochondrial protein AtMg00810-like, with the protein MDAEYAALMQNQTWKLVPLPQGREAVDIIITGNSNEAISQVIKQLNDKFALKDMGELHYFFGIQATKTANGGLLLSQEKYTRDLLKKAEMEHCKPCHTPLPSLVRFSAFGSSPFKNSKLYRSVVGSLQYLTVTRPELAYSVYAKSLGRALEVSRKNSEVQTIKAYSDSDWAEDPDDRKFTGGFCVFLESNLVS; encoded by the exons ATGGATGCTGAATACGCTGCACTTATGCAAAATCAAACCTGGAAATTGGTTCCTCTCCCTCAAGGCAGAGAAGCTGTTG ATATAATCATCACTGGAAACTCAAATGAAGCAATTTCTCAGGTCATTAAGCAGCTGAATGACAAATTTGCGTTGAAAGACATGGGCGAGCTTCACTATTTCTTTGGGATTCAAGCCACCAAGACTGCTAATGGAGGTCTATTACTCTCACAAGAGAAATATACCAGAGATCTGCTCAAGAAAGCTGAAATGGAACATTGTAAGCCTTGTCATACACCCTTACCTTCCTTAGTTCGATTTTCTGCTTTTGGAAGCTCCCCATTCAAGAATTCTAAACTCTACAGATCAGTTGTGGGAAGTCTACAATACCTCACAGTCACTCGTCCAGAACTAGCATACTCAGTTTATGCAAAATCCCTTGGAAGAGCACTGGAAGTTAGTAGAAAGAATTCTGAG GTGCAAACTATCAAAGCTTATAGTGATTCTGACTGGGCAGAGGACCCAGATGATAGGAAGTTCACTGGAGGTTTTTGTGTCTTTCTTGAGAGCAATCTAGTTTCGTAG